The Clostridiales bacterium genomic sequence TGTTAGGTCGTGGACTTGTCCTGACTGTGGTAAGTATCATGATAGGGATACAAATGCTGCGATAAATATTAGAAATGAGGGCATGAGAATAGTAAATGCCTTAACATAGGAAATAAAGAACCGCAGGGCTTGCGGGGTTAGTTCGTACTGTCTTAGCACATTAGTGCTATCGAAGGAGAACCGACTGTTTGCATGAGTAAGTGCAAAAGGAAGCCCCCACCTCCACACCGAGAATTTTATGACAAAAATTTGAGGTGTAGGTGGGGGAGGATGTCACGGCTTAAATTTAGGATGTGAAATATCTGTAGGAGGGATTAAGTATGAGAAAGAAGCTAATTATAGGAGTAGTTTTAGCGGCGGTTATTTGTACAATTGGTGTAGTGTGGTATGGATACATTAATAGAGGTAGTGGATCGTTTAATCATATGGGTGGAAGTTCAGAAATCATAGTAAACAAAGTAAGGGAAAAAAGTGGCGGTAGTATTGGTGTAGAAGTAAAGGAAGGGGAAAAAATAGTAATAAAATCTTATTTAGAAAAAGGATCAATAAAAATCAAGTTGGGAAAACAGAAAACACCACAAACAGGAAAAGAAACAATTGGAGAATTATTAGATTTGCTGAATGGAAAAGACATTGAACAAATAGTTGAAGGATATAATACATATGAATTTGAAGTTCCAGAAGGAAGCTACTATGGATTTGCTAATATTTTAAAAAAAGCAACGGGAAGAGTTACAATAACAGCAGAAAACAAACAACGGTTGGAGCAGTAAAAAAGCAAGAAAAAAGAAAGGTTTCCCTTATAGTAAAATATTGAATACAGAAACATATGGAACATCTAA encodes the following:
- a CDS encoding transposase: VRSWTCPDCGKYHDRDTNAAINIRNEGMRIVNALT